Genomic window (Longimicrobium sp.):
CCCGGCTCGCTGTACGCGCCGTCGCCGCGCGAGCTGCCCGAGCGCGTGCCCGGGCCGGAGTACCCGGCACACTGCATCGTGCGGCAGGTGCGCGCGAACGGCATCCTGTATTTTCGCGACCGCTCGATCTTCCTGAGCGAGCTGCTGATCGGCCAGCACGTCGCGCTGGAAGAGATCGCCGACGGCATCTGGTCGATCTACTTCTACAAGCTGCTGCTGGCCCGGTTGGACGAGCGCAGCTTCGCGCTGTCCTGAGCTCTCTTTTCCCGTGGGGCTGCTGACGCGTCCCTCGGGAAAAGTCGAAAAAACGAACCGTGGTGAACCGCGTCAGCACCGTGAGGAGGTGTCAACCATCCTCCCGGTCTGAAGTGTCAAGCGTCATCCCGGTTGCTCAGACGCCGCCGCGCGTGACGTGATGCAGAGAACCGCCGAGATGGCTGGCGCGGCGGTGGCCCGGCGCCGTTGGCCACAGTAGTATCGTGGCCTACGGCGCGCGCAGCCCGTTTTGGCGTCTCAGCGCCAAACACGCCCAAACCTTGCAGTTCTTCCGCTCCATCTCGTGCAAATGCGAAGGGCGGCACCCGGAGACCCGGATGCCACCCTCGCCACGCTCCCACCCTTCGCCCCAAGCAGACCAGTTACGCCGCCTGCTCCTCGCGCATCTTGCAGTCCAGGCAGTACCGGGCGTGCGGGAGCGCCTCGAGCCGCGCGAACGGGATCGGGTTGCCGCACGAATGGCAGATGCCGAACTCCTCGGGGCTGTTGTACAGCCGCCGCAGCGCCTCTTCCACGCGGTACAGGTACCGGCCTTCCTTGCTGGCGAACAGGAACGACTTCTCGCGCTCCATGGCGTCCGTGCCCTGGTCGGCCATGTGGAACGAGTAGCTGGAGAGGTCGTTGTCGGCGCTCTCGCGCGTGAGCTTGCTCTGCTCCGCGAAGCGGCCGAGCGAACGCAGGGTCTTGTCGCGCTCCCGCAGGAGCAGGCGCTCGATCGCTTCGAGCTCGGTCCGATCCATTCGCTTGTCTCGCTGCAGCGTGTTGCTGGGCATGGATGCGTCTTGGGCGTGGAGGTGCTCGGGCGAGGAGAGGCGCCGCGTGTCACGCGCCGGGCTATCCGGGGGAACCCCGAAATCTAGCGAGATTCCGGCGTTATGTACACCGTTGGGTCCAACTGGTTTCCACGCCGTTCACGGTGTTCCCGACCGGCCGGCGGAGAGCCGCGTCACAGTCCCGACAAACGCCGCGCGCCCGGGCCTCACGAGACCGGGGCGCGCGCTCATTCACCGTCGATCGGCGGCTTACCGGCCGAAGACGATGCGGGCGATGTCGTTGCCGTTGGCCCAGATCATCAGCGCCACCACGATCACCAGCCCCACCTGCGACAGGCGGATGCGCGCCTCGATGGAAAGCGGCCGGCCGCGCACCGCCTCGAAACCCAGGAACATCAGGTGCCCGCCGTCGAGGATGGGGATGGGCAGCAGGTTCAGCACCGCCAGGTTCACCGAGAAGAGCGCCAGGAAGGTGAGCCACACCTCCAGCCCCATCGCGGCCGTCTGCCCCGACGCCTCGCCGATGGACAGCAGGCCGCCCATGTTGCGCGGCGAGATCTCGCCGGTGAACAGCTTCTTCAGGATCCCCACGATCAGCACCGACGCGTTCCACGTCGAGCGCGCGCCGATCCGCACCGCCGTGCCCACCGACGCGGGGCGATGCTTGTCGGGCATCGGCCCCGGCGCCGCGCCGATCTTCCCCACCGTCACCCGCTCGCCCAGGGCGTTGGTGTCGGGCGACGACGTGGGGGTGACGGTGAGCGCCAGCGGCTTGCCGTCGCGCTCCACCACCAGCGGCAGCGGCTTGCCGCCGTGGGTGTGGATGATGGCGACCAGCTGGTCCCACGAGTGCACGGGTTGCCCGCCCGCCTGCGTCACCCGGTCGCCCGGCCTGATCCCGGCGCGCGCGGCCGGCAGCCCGGTGATCACCTCGCCGATGATCGCCGGCCGGTAGGGGAGGAGCTGGTTCAGCATCTGCCGGCGCGGCTTCCTGGCCGCGGGCAGGTTCAGCGTCACCGGCGCCGCGTCGGAGAAGCGCAGCTGCACCGGGCCGGCGGGCGCCTTCCGCAGCGCGTCGTACACGTCCTCCCACACCGTCACCGGCTTCGTCCCCACCTGCGTGAGCGTGGCGCCGTCGGGAACCACCGCCAGCTCGCGCCCCGGGCCCGCCAACTCCGCCGCGGGCGCGATGGAGACGCGCGTCACCGGCGTCACCGGCTCGCCGTAGATCAGTGGGAGGGTGGTGAAGACGGCGAAGGCGAACACCAGGTTCATGATCACCCCGGCGGTGATCACCAGCGCGCGCGCCCACAGCGGCTTGGAGTCGAAGGTGCGCTCGGGGTCGACGACGTAGCCCTCGCCGCTTCCCTCCAGCGCCTCGGCGGCCTCGTCGTCCTCCATCCCCGCCATCTTCACGTAGCCGCCCAGGGGGATGGCGGAGACGACGAACTCCGTCTCGCCGACGCGGAAGCCGGCCAGGCGCTTGCCGAAGCCCAGCGAGAAGCGGGGCACCTGGATGTTCACCGCCTTGGCGGCGAAGAAGTGCCCCAGCTCGTGGACCAGGATCAGGAGCGAAAGACCGACGACGGTCGAGACGATTGTCAGCACGGGGCCAGCCTCTGCACGAATTCCTCGGTGGTGCGCCGCGCCCGGGCGTCTGCCTCGAGCACGTCCTGCAGCGTTCGGGCCTCGGCGACGGGGCAGCGCTCCAGCGCGTCCGCGATCGCCTCGGCGATGCCGGGAAAGCCCAGCCGCCCGGCCAGGAAATGCTTCACGGCGATCTCGTTCGCCGCGTTGTAGACGGCGGGCGCCGTCCCCCCCGTCCGCCCCGCCTCGACGCCGAGCGCGAAGGCGGGGAAGCGGTCCCCGCGCACGGGCTCGAAGGTGAGCGTCCCCGCGGCGACGGGATCGAAGCGGCGGCACGCGTACGGCAGCCGCCCCGGATACGACAGGGCATAGACGATGGGGATCTCCATCGTGGGGAACCCCATCTGCGCCAGCACCGACCCGTCCACCATCTCCACCATGCTG
Coding sequences:
- a CDS encoding TraR/DksA C4-type zinc finger protein — encoded protein: MDRTELEAIERLLLRERDKTLRSLGRFAEQSKLTRESADNDLSSYSFHMADQGTDAMEREKSFLFASKEGRYLYRVEEALRRLYNSPEEFGICHSCGNPIPFARLEALPHARYCLDCKMREEQAA
- the rseP gene encoding RIP metalloprotease RseP; translated protein: MLTIVSTVVGLSLLILVHELGHFFAAKAVNIQVPRFSLGFGKRLAGFRVGETEFVVSAIPLGGYVKMAGMEDDEAAEALEGSGEGYVVDPERTFDSKPLWARALVITAGVIMNLVFAFAVFTTLPLIYGEPVTPVTRVSIAPAAELAGPGRELAVVPDGATLTQVGTKPVTVWEDVYDALRKAPAGPVQLRFSDAAPVTLNLPAARKPRRQMLNQLLPYRPAIIGEVITGLPAARAGIRPGDRVTQAGGQPVHSWDQLVAIIHTHGGKPLPLVVERDGKPLALTVTPTSSPDTNALGERVTVGKIGAAPGPMPDKHRPASVGTAVRIGARSTWNASVLIVGILKKLFTGEISPRNMGGLLSIGEASGQTAAMGLEVWLTFLALFSVNLAVLNLLPIPILDGGHLMFLGFEAVRGRPLSIEARIRLSQVGLVIVVALMIWANGNDIARIVFGR